One segment of Candidatus Omnitrophota bacterium DNA contains the following:
- a CDS encoding trehalose-6-phosphate synthase, with protein sequence MLRAWSKKTVLDLLKKRFSDYSFVVASNRQPYVHKLFRGKIECSRGPGGVITALDPIMRELKGTWVCCSSGDGDKLVAKNAKVKVPPENPSYDLRYIWLSKEENLGYYYGYSNQGLWPLSHLVFVQPDFSNEHWKIYKQVNKKFAQNINKEIKGKKAIVFVQDYHLALVSKYLKEINPEAITLMFWHIPWPTYDVFRILPQKQELLDGLLSYDMIGFHINYFCNNFFDAVANEIEAKINKERQLVVYKGRKSLVRAYPISVDFDGINKTAQSPKVEELAKSLYEEFGLKNYKVVVGLDRIDYTKGIVERIQAVDKLLDKYPELKEKMVFIQMGEISRIHLSQYKQLNETVNALVEEVNFKHSQNSWKPIVFLRRHLNFEEVVAFYKIADTCIVTSLHDGMNLVAKEFVSAKADDKGALVLSRFTGASRELREAFLVNPYNTEETSEAIYKALTLNDLARKKRMRKLRQIVQRNDIWKWIGQIVSEIPQEE encoded by the coding sequence ATGCTAAGAGCCTGGAGCAAAAAAACAGTTCTTGATCTATTAAAGAAAAGATTTTCTGACTATTCTTTTGTGGTTGCGTCTAATCGCCAGCCTTATGTTCATAAATTATTTCGAGGTAAAATTGAATGCAGCCGTGGACCAGGCGGAGTAATTACTGCCCTTGACCCGATAATGCGTGAATTGAAAGGTACCTGGGTTTGCTGTAGCAGTGGCGATGGGGACAAGTTAGTAGCTAAAAATGCTAAGGTAAAAGTACCACCGGAAAACCCCTCTTATGATTTACGCTATATTTGGCTTAGCAAGGAAGAAAACCTAGGGTATTATTATGGATATTCTAACCAGGGGCTTTGGCCGCTTTCGCATTTAGTTTTTGTCCAGCCTGACTTTAGTAATGAGCATTGGAAGATTTATAAACAGGTTAATAAAAAGTTTGCTCAAAATATCAATAAAGAAATAAAAGGCAAAAAGGCGATCGTCTTTGTCCAGGATTATCATTTAGCTTTAGTCAGTAAGTATTTAAAGGAAATAAATCCCGAGGCGATTACTCTTATGTTTTGGCATATTCCTTGGCCGACTTATGATGTTTTTAGAATTTTACCTCAGAAACAGGAGTTGCTAGATGGACTGCTCTCTTACGATATGATCGGTTTTCATATCAATTATTTTTGTAATAATTTTTTCGATGCTGTCGCTAATGAAATTGAAGCTAAGATCAATAAAGAGCGGCAATTAGTGGTGTATAAAGGACGTAAATCTTTAGTTCGCGCTTACCCAATCAGTGTCGATTTTGACGGTATCAACAAAACTGCCCAAAGCCCGAAAGTTGAAGAATTAGCCAAGTCTCTTTATGAAGAATTCGGGCTAAAAAATTATAAAGTGGTTGTCGGTTTAGATCGTATCGATTATACCAAAGGTATTGTTGAAAGGATTCAGGCCGTGGATAAGTTGTTAGATAAATATCCGGAGTTAAAAGAAAAGATGGTTTTTATCCAGATGGGAGAAATATCGCGAATTCACCTTTCTCAATATAAACAACTTAATGAAACGGTCAACGCTTTAGTCGAAGAAGTTAATTTTAAGCATTCTCAGAATTCCTGGAAACCAATCGTCTTTCTACGTCGTCATCTTAATTTTGAAGAAGTGGTAGCTTTTTATAAAATAGCTGACACCTGCATTGTTACTTCACTTCATGACGGAATGAACTTGGTAGCTAAGGAGTTTGTTTCAGCCAAGGCCGACGATAAAGGAGCTTTGGTTTTAAGTCGATTTACCGGCGCCAGCCGCGAGCTCCGGGAAGCCTTTTTGGTGAATCCTTATAATACTGAAGAAACCAGCGAAGCCATCTATAAGGCACTTACCCTTAATGATTTAGCAAGGAAGAAAAGAATGAGAAAGTTGCGTCAGATTGTTCAACGTAACGATATCTGGAAATGGATTGGTCAAATAGTTTCAGAAATCCCCCAAGAAGAGTGA